In Lycium ferocissimum isolate CSIRO_LF1 chromosome 11, AGI_CSIRO_Lferr_CH_V1, whole genome shotgun sequence, a single genomic region encodes these proteins:
- the LOC132036398 gene encoding protein JINGUBANG-like, with the protein MMRNSRKHKMGTEENTIPRKQTFGSMLQSDPNHDQDEYNTNFCMSNISEAGPANYDNRPSGLSSDYNMMISPSPSDQDHYSLSSPYSMPSMDLTSPLSKSPWSSNIESFPYTGLMGSLVREEGHVYSLAASGDLLYTGSDSKNIRVWKNQKEFAGFKSNSGLVKAIIIKGERIFTGHQDGKVRVWKVSSNDPNVYKRIGTLPTLKAYIKSSMNPNNYVEVRRNRNAVWIRHFDAISSLSMSEDQNLLYSASWDKTIKVWRAFDFKCLESINAHEDAVNSVVVGFDGLVFSGSADGTVKTWRRELQGNKTKHFFSRTLLKQECAVTSLVVDPSSNFLYCGSSDGLVNFWERAKFLSHGGVLRGHKIAVLCVATAGNLVFSGSADTNICVWRREGSDHTCLSVLKGHSGPVKCMAVEEDCGPTSNGDRQFIVYSGSLDRSVKIWRVSSWPPAMQPQLQDQSQWGTN; encoded by the exons ATGATgaggaattcaagaaaacacaAAATGGGGACGGAAGAAAACACCATCCCTAGGAAACAAACGTTTGGGAGCATGTTACAATCCGATCCAAATCATGATCAAGATGAATACAATACTAATTTTTGCATGAGCAATATATCCGAAGCTGGCCCTGCAAATTACGATAATCGCCCTTCCGGATTGAGCTCGGACTACAACATGATGATCTCTCCTTCACCTTCAGATCAGGACCACTATTCATTATCTTCTCCATATTCAATGCCTTCGATGGATTTAACATCTCCTTTATCGAAATCTCCATGGTCCTCTAACATCGAAAGCTTTCCATACACGGGCCTTATGGGCTCCCTTGTTCGTGAAGAAGGACATGTATATTCATTGGCAGCTTCTGGGGACTTGTTGTATACTGGATCAGACAGCAAGAATATTAGGGTATGGAAGAATCAGAAAGAATTTGCTGGATTCAAATCAAACAGTGGATTGGTGAAGGCAATAATCATCAAAGGAGAAAGAATCTTCACCGGTCATCAAGATGGAAAG GTACGAGTGTGGAAGGTTTCTTCAAATGATCCAAACGTTTACAAGCGCATTGGAACATTACCAACTTTGAAGGCATATATAAAAAGTTCAATGAATCCCAACAATTACGTTGAAGTGAGAAGAAATAGAAATGCCGTTTGGATCAGACATTTTGATGCTATTTCATCTCTTAGCATGAGTGAAGACCAAAATCTCTTATATTCAGCTTCGTGGGATAAAACCATAAAGGTTTGGAGAGCATTTGATTTTAAGTGTTTGGAATCTATAAATGCCCATGAAGATGCAGTAAATTCAGTAGTTGTTGGGTTTGATGGGCTAGTTTTTTCAGGCTCAGCTGATGGAACAGTaaaaacttggagaagagaatTACAAGGGAACAAAACAAAACACTTCTTTTCACGAACGTTGTTAAAGCAAGAATGTGCGGTAACATCCTTAGTTGTTGATCCTAGTTCCAATTTTCTCTATTGTGGTTCATCTGATGGACTAGTCAACTTTTGGGAACGCGCCAAGTTCTTGTCACATGGAGGAGTTCTCAGAGGTCATAAAATAGCAGTTCTTTGCGTAGCCACCGCAGGGAATTTAGTTTTTAGTGGATCAGCTGACACAAATATTTGCGTGTGGAGGAGGGAAGGTAGTGATCATACATGTTTATCAGTGTTGAAAGGACATTCTGGTCCTGTTAAGTGTATGGCTGTTGAAGAAGATTGTGGACCAACAAGTAATGGTGATCGGCAGTTTATCGTGTATAGCGGTAGCCTGGATAGATCAGTGAAGATTTGGAGAGTGTCATCATGGCCGCCAGCCATGCAACCACAGCTTCAAGACCAGTCCCAATGGGGTACGAATTAG